From the genome of Bacteroidales bacterium:
AACTGTGCATTTCATCATCTGTTCTGTGAATTTGTTCATGTATTTCGGGTTTGGTAATGTTTTCTGCTAACATTTTTTCAGCTCTGTTAACCATTTTATGCTCAGTTGCACCTCCGCCTATTGAACCGTATCTTTTACCGTCATTAACAACCAGCATTTTAAACCCTTGCCTTCCCGGACTGCTGCCTTTGTTTTCAACAACTATGAGAAGTACTAAATTCTTTTTTTGTTTTAAATTTATAAGTATTCTGTTCCAAATATCCATTTTTTAAAAGGGCTAATAAGTTATTAATGATAAAATTTATATTTTAAACCTTATTCTGAAAATACCGTCACTATAAGAAGTTGTTGTTATTCTGAAATTTGAAATTTCCCTTGTATTTGAAATGTGTTTTCCAATGCACGGACAATCGTCATAATCTCCTACGCTTATAATTCTTACGGTCGGATTTTGTTCTTTTGTTATCCTTTTAAGATTGAATTTTTTATCAGCTTCATCAAAACTCATGAAACTTTCTGTTACGTCATATTCTTTATTAATAACTTCTTTAATAGTGTCATTAAGTTTTTTTATCTCATCTTCCGTAGGTTCTTGCTCTAATTTAAAATCACATTTTGATTTTTTTCTTTCTATATGGCAATTTTCCGAACGTTCACAACCGAACATTTTCACCATAGTTCCGTTTAGTATATGCTCAGCTGTATGCATCGGTGCATAATAGTCTTTTTTTTGTTTTTCTTGAATCATAATTTAAAATAAATTTTCACCAAATTTAGAATTTTTATGATATGAAGCGAAAAAAAATGTATTTTTATACAGTTTTAAAGTTAATAAATTTTTATGTATAAAGAGAACCTTTTAAAAGGAAAAACAGTTTTAATTACCGGCGGAGGTACAGGTTTGGGGAAATCAATGGCAGAAAGATTTTCTGAACTCGGAGCAAACTTAGTCATAACAAGCAGGAAGTTTGAAATTTTAGAGAAAACAGCACAAGAAATTTCAGAAAAATTCGGTAATCCTGTTTTACCCGTGCAAACAGACGTAAGGAAACCATTTCAAAACGAAGATGTTATTAATAAGGGAATTGAAAAATTCGGCAAAATTGATGTTTTATTAAATAATGCTGCCGGTAATTTTATCAGTCCGACCGAATTGTTAAGTTACAAAGCTTTTGATACAATTGTTGATATTGTTTTGAAAGGAACATATAATTTTACGCTCGCAATGGGAAAGTATTGGATAAAAAACAAAATGCCGGGTACTGTATTGAATATTGTAACAACCTATGCATCTACCGGCTCGGGGTATGTTGTTCCGTCAGCAATCAGTAAAGCAGGTGTTTTAAATCTTACCAGGTCATTAGCTTCCGAATGGGGTAAATATAAAATAAGGTTAAATGCAATTGCACCCGGACCTTTTCCTACAAAAGGAGCTTGGGACAGATTATTTCCCGACAATTCGTTTGAAGAAAAGTTAATAAATAAAATTCCGTTAAAAAGGGTAGGAGAGCATAGTGAACTTGCAAATCTTGCAACATATTTAATATCTGATTTTTCAGGATATATAACCGGCGAAGTAGTAACAATTGACGGGGGAGAATGGCTCGGCGGTGCCGGAGAATTTAATTGGCTTGATTCTGTTACAAAGGAACAATGGACAGCAATCGGAAAAAGAATTAAAGAAAATAATCGAAAATCATGAAAATAAACAACATCTTTTTTTCAGATAAAACAGGTAACCTTTTTGAAAAATGTGTTTTTTGTGAGGGCAATATTTTAAAGTATGAAAATGGTTACGTAATTGAAAAGGCATTTAAATACAACGAAAAAACAAAGTCTTTTAAAATGATTTTTGAATATGCACTGTGTTCTGAATGTATCAAAAAATTATCATCAGAAATGTCAAAAGAAAGTACCGAGAAAATTCAAAACTATTTAAGTTCTTTTCGATCAAACCTTAATGTTGTTTTCGATAATGAGGCTGTTATTGAAGAAAGATTAAAAACTTGTATGGTTAAAAATAAGAATGTGCAAACATCAGAAGAGTATCAAATTGCAGGTTTTTTCTTGAAAGATAAAATGCTTGTTTCTGATATGTTCCCGTATGCAGTGGGTGACGAGGCAATTGAAGAAATTCAAAATTTAATTTCGGAGAAAACAAGAGATTTTTCAAATAAATTCAAAGATTTGATTTTACCTCCGGATGTAAGAGAAAAATTTCCGAAAGACAGAGTTGTTATATTTTGAAGAATTTTCTCAGAAAAATAATTATTAACAAAGATATTAACAGTTTTGGTAAACTTTGTAATACAAAATAAGCTCTGCTCTTTACTTTTTGCATTGTTAATTATACTAAATTCATGTAATGTAAAATTTACGCATTGTCCTTGTTAATACACGATTCAGAACTGTGGTATAATTTTTGGAATATAATAATTGAAATAAAAAAATCAAATATAAATCAAACTAAATAGGAGGAAATTAAAATGAAAAAAATTTTATTATTAATCGCACCCGCACTTTTTATTCTGAGTTCTTGTACAACAACTCGAGTAGTGCATTATTATGATGATGCGTACCCTTCTTCAAAAACAACAACAGTTGTTATCACAGATGATAATAACACAACTGTTGTAGAAAATAATAATGATGAAGGAGTATATGACAACTATGCCGATGAAAATTCTGCCGAAAATAATGTTACTGTTTATACAGATGACAATCAGGGAGATGTTACATATGTTATAGATAATGACGGAGATAGTGATGTTAATGTATATATAAGCAATGATTACCCTTCTTATTCTTCAAGAATCAGAAGATTTCACGGCAGCACATATATAATGTCAGACTATTATAACGATTATTATCGTTACGGAGGTTGGGATTCTTACTATTATCCGAGCTATTATTCATACTACAACTACTATTCTCCATACAGCTACTGGAACTATAGTTATTACAGACCATACTATTACGGTTCGTGGGGACGGTACGGATACAGTGGTTACGGAAGAGGATATAATCACGGATATAATCACGGATATCGAAATGGTTATTATGACGGATATTACGGATACGGAAGTTCTTACGGATACGGAGGATACTATGGAAACTCTTACTCACAATCATACGGTTACAGCAACAATAACTATGCTTACGGAAACAGACACAGAACATCTGTGAGAACAAATAACGGAACAAACAGAAACAGCGTAATAAGAAACAGCACGGTAGGGTCAAATCCTGATTATAACACAAGAACAAATGTGATAAGAAACAGTACAAATTCTAATACCGGAAACACAACAATAAGAAGATCGGACGGAAACAGAATAAATCCGGGAGTAACAAACACAGGAACCAATACTGTTAACAGAAATAACAGAAATACAACAAATTCAAATTTGAATAACAGAACCAATCCGGGAAACAGCACAATTAACAGAAATAGTAACAGAACTAATTCAAATTCAACAAACAACAGATATGATTCCGGAACAAATTCGAACAGAACAACTATAAACAGAAGTTCAAACAGTACAAGTAATTCTTATAACAGAAATACCGGAAACAGAACAGGTAATTCAACAATTAACAGAAGTTCCGGTAACAGCACAAATAACAGCTATAACAGAAATTCAAATTCAATAAGAAACAATAATACGAATTATAACAGAAACTCAAACACAAGAACAAATTCGAATATTAATTCAAGAAGTAATAATTATAACAGAAATAGTTCAAGTTATAACAGACCGAGTAACAGTTCTCGCTCAAGTTACAGCAGCAGTTCTAACAGAAGCAGTAACAGCTCTTATTCAAGACCGAGAAGCAGTAACAGTTCAAATTACAGCAGCCGAAGTTCCGGTAACAGTAACAGACCGAGTTATAACAGCGGAAGCAGCTCACGAAGTTCAGGAAGCAGCAACAGATCAAGTTATAACAGGGGGGGCAATAGTTCACGAAGTTCAGGAAGTTCAGGAAGCAGCAACCGGTCAAGTTACAGCAGCGGCAGCAGCTCTCGAAGTTCAGGCAGCAGTTCACGAAGTTCAGGCAGCAGCTCAAGAAGTTCTTCTTCAAGATCCGGAAGGTAATAAAAATCATAATAGTGTCAAGTCGATATCGGCTTGATACTGTTTTCTTAAAAGTATTGACACAAAATCAATATTAATAGGAAAACTATACCAACTAAAACCTTATAAAAGAAACATTATGTATAAAAAAACAATAATAACGATATCTGTTTTTATCTTTGCTATGATTACGGTTTTTTCTCAAAATCATATTGAAGCTCTGAGATACAGTCAACAATTTTATTCAAGTACGGCAAAATCCGAAGCTATGGGAAATGCCTTATCGGCAGTAGGTGCAGATTTTTCGTCATTAATGATAAACCCTGCCGGAATTGCCGTATTTAACTCAAGACAAGTTGCATTTACACCCAATTTTATTGTAAGCAACACAAAAGCAACACTTTCAGATAACACTATAAATGACGGAAAAATAGGTTTTAATTTTTCAAATATTGCCTATGTTAATACAATTAAAACCAACGGAATAATAAAATCATTCAGTTTAGGTATGGCATATAACAGTTTTAACGATTTCAGAAATAAAACTTATGTTTCGGCAGATAATCAAAACGGTTCAATATTAGATTTCATGATTTATAACGAAAATAATGACAGAGCAAGTATTTTCAGAGAAGATTTAGCATGGAATACATGGCTGTACAATCAAGATTTAACCACCGGAGAATATTGGAGTTTTTTAACAGATGACGGAACATACGGACTTACTCAAACTAAAGAAATAAGAACAAG
Proteins encoded in this window:
- a CDS encoding SDR family oxidoreductase, encoding MYKENLLKGKTVLITGGGTGLGKSMAERFSELGANLVITSRKFEILEKTAQEISEKFGNPVLPVQTDVRKPFQNEDVINKGIEKFGKIDVLLNNAAGNFISPTELLSYKAFDTIVDIVLKGTYNFTLAMGKYWIKNKMPGTVLNIVTTYASTGSGYVVPSAISKAGVLNLTRSLASEWGKYKIRLNAIAPGPFPTKGAWDRLFPDNSFEEKLINKIPLKRVGEHSELANLATYLISDFSGYITGEVVTIDGGEWLGGAGEFNWLDSVTKEQWTAIGKRIKENNRKS